A part of Streptomyces sp. NBC_01497 genomic DNA contains:
- a CDS encoding M23 family metallopeptidase: MPAFHESARAEHPPTDAAPTAGARLAATAAPLPETPSDVAAETAWGEFSADEGSATSISALRGKHRVIKQRNALARSSTVLGVGVIAAVGAGGIAAAQGKAPVSISMPDAIAEHIPQSVASLPVVSSLLPDEKPAPAAVLAGAPLTTAGVTTADFERGDTDAGEALRARILQQASAQQQAADDAQRAAAEQDAVRSARAEAAKTQAAAEKKADEAKQKAAAEAKKKAEAARLAELAKSYTLPVVSYTITGQFGDPGPLWSSGYHTGLDFAAPTGTPIKAVHSGTVTSAGWAGSYGYRTVVKLDDGEELWYCHQSSMLVSVGQKVSTGDVIGRVGATGNVTGPHLHLEVRTTAGTAIDPRPWLEDHGLKP, encoded by the coding sequence ATCCCGGCCTTCCACGAGAGCGCCCGGGCCGAGCACCCCCCGACCGACGCCGCCCCGACCGCCGGCGCGCGGCTCGCCGCCACCGCCGCTCCGCTCCCGGAAACGCCGTCCGACGTCGCGGCGGAGACCGCCTGGGGAGAGTTCTCGGCGGACGAGGGTTCGGCCACCTCGATCTCCGCGCTGCGCGGCAAGCACCGGGTCATCAAGCAGCGCAACGCCCTCGCGCGCAGCTCCACGGTGCTCGGCGTCGGTGTCATCGCCGCCGTGGGCGCCGGCGGGATCGCGGCGGCGCAGGGCAAGGCTCCCGTGTCCATATCGATGCCCGACGCGATAGCGGAGCACATCCCGCAGAGCGTGGCCTCGCTCCCGGTCGTCAGCTCGCTCCTGCCGGACGAGAAGCCCGCGCCGGCGGCCGTGCTCGCGGGCGCGCCGCTGACCACCGCGGGCGTCACCACCGCCGACTTCGAGCGCGGTGACACGGACGCGGGCGAGGCCCTGCGGGCGAGAATCCTCCAGCAGGCGTCCGCGCAGCAGCAGGCCGCCGACGACGCCCAGCGGGCCGCGGCCGAGCAGGACGCGGTGCGTTCCGCGCGGGCCGAGGCCGCGAAGACGCAGGCGGCGGCGGAGAAGAAGGCGGACGAGGCGAAGCAGAAGGCCGCGGCGGAGGCCAAGAAGAAGGCCGAGGCGGCGCGCCTCGCCGAGCTGGCCAAGAGCTACACCCTCCCGGTCGTCTCGTACACGATCACCGGCCAGTTCGGGGACCCCGGCCCCCTGTGGTCGTCCGGGTACCACACCGGCCTCGACTTCGCGGCCCCCACCGGCACGCCGATCAAGGCCGTCCACAGCGGCACGGTCACGTCGGCCGGCTGGGCCGGTTCGTACGGCTACCGCACGGTCGTCAAGCTCGACGACGGCGAGGAGCTCTGGTACTGCCACCAGTCCTCGATGCTCGTGTCGGTCGGCCAGAAGGTCAGCACCGGGGACGTCATCGGCAGGGTCGGTGCCACCGGCAATGTGACCGGCCCGCACCTGCACCTGGAGGTCCGTACGACCGCCGGTACGGCGATCGACCCCCGTCCCTGGCTGGAGGACCACGGACTCAAGCCCTGA